In Diorhabda carinulata isolate Delta chromosome 6, icDioCari1.1, whole genome shotgun sequence, a single genomic region encodes these proteins:
- the LOC130895761 gene encoding uncharacterized protein LOC130895761: MFKLKLEYIKPYDGNINTLNKFINRCENLIETHSVNNDQDINNHVLECLQEKLIDKAEMMVGNRIELNTWFKLKEALIQCFADRRDLDCILQELTRTRPFKHESMIAFGNRLQLLKTQTIQRISNNLI; the protein is encoded by the coding sequence atgtttaaattaaaactaGAATATATCAAACCGTACGACggaaatataaatactttaaataaattcataaacaGATGTGAAAATTTAATAGAGACGCATTCGGTCAATAATGATCAAGATATCAATAATCATGTCTTGGAATGTctccaagaaaaattaattgataaagcAGAAATGATGGTAGGAAATAGGATTGAACTAAATACCTGGTTCAAACTAAAAGAAGCTTTGATACAATGCTTTGCAGACAGACGCGATTTAGATTGCATATTACAGGAACTAACAAGAACACGACCATTTAAACATGAGAGTATGATAGCATTTGGAAATAGATTACAATTACTAAAAACTCAAACAATCCAAAGAATTAGTAACAATTTAATTTAG